The Nocardia vinacea genome contains the following window.
AACTGATGGCGAGCCACACATTCCGGTGCGCGGTCGCGGGCAGCGGACCCAGCAGCGATTCATAGATCTTGCCCGCGGGCGTACCGGAGCGGCTGCGGTGACCGTGGCTGATGATGTCGATACCGCTGAGCAGAATGTCGTGCTGGTTCAGGCATTTCGCCAGTTCCGGCAGCGGCAGCAGATGCGAGGCGTGCACCGTGGTGCGAGCGATCCGGGTCAGTCCGCCCTTGGGGGCCAGCACCTCGACGACGGCGACAACCCGGCTGCCGTCCCAGTACAGCCCGAGCGAGCGACCGTCCGAGCCGCGGAAGTCGACGGTATCGCCGAGCTCGTAATCGCCGTGGGTGAGGTAGCGCCACCAGGTGGCGATCCAATCCAGGATGGTGCGCTTGGCAATCGGGATCAGCGGCGGCAGTCCGGCGACCACCGCGACGCCCAACGCGGGCCAGGCACCGAGCCCGACCAACAGGGCGAGCAGTCCGGCAACGAGCCCGATCACCTGCGCGATCAACAGATTCCGCAGTGAGATGCGCCCGAGCAACGGGCGTGGTCCCGCGCCGGCTTGTTCGGCCATCGTCGTCCCCCAAGTACCCGGTATCGGCCGTATCGCAGCGGCCGAGCTGAACAATAGTCCTCGGGAACTGTACTGTGTTCCGCGAACGCGAGCATTGTTCGGGGAGGGAAACATGCCTTCAAAACCCACTACACGCTGGCAGGTGAGCGGCTACCGCTTCCTGGTCCGGCGGATGGAACACGCGCTGGTCCGACGGGACGTGCGAATGTTGCACGATCCGATGCGCTCTCAGTCCCGCGCCTACGCGGCGGGATTGATCATGGCGATCGTGGTGCTGGCCGGTTGTGGCGTGCTCGCACTGCTGCGTCCGCAGGACAAGATCGGCAGCAACAAGATCCTGATCGGCAAGGAATCCGGCGCCGTCTACGTGATGATCAACGATGTGGTGCATCCGACGCTGAATCTCGCATCGGCTCGGTTGGCCGCGGGATCGCCGGAAAAGGCCGTCATAGTCAAGGAATCCGAGATCGGCAAGAAGGCGCGCGGCCAGCTGATCGGCATTCCGGGTGCACCCTCCTCGCTGCGCTTCGACAAGGACGGCAAGGGCCGGATCTGGACCGTCTGCGATCAGCTGAAGGTCGACGGCAGCAAGGACCTCACCACCTCGGTGCTCGCTGGAAGTCTCTCGCTCGGCGAGAAGGCCTCGGTGATGGGTAGGGACCGGGCGCTGCTGGTGCAGGGCAAGGACTCGGCGTATCTGGTCTACGAGGGCAAGCGCGCCCGCGTCGACCTCAAGGACCGCGCTGTCACCGACGCATTGAAGATCACCGGCGCGACCGCCCGGCCGATAGGTGAGGGTCTGCTCAATACGATTCCCGAAGTGCTGCCGATCATTCCGCCCAAGATCGATAATCCGGGCGGGTCGGTGAGTTACTCGGTCGGCAACCACCGGATCGGCGAAGTCGTGCATGTGCCCGCGCAGCCCAATACTGAATACGTTGTGCTGCAAGACGGTCTGCAGCAGATCTCATCGGTGACCGCCGAGATCATCCGCGGCCGATACCGCTCGACGTCCAGCAACGACGTCGTCGATCAGACCGACAAGACCTACGCGCCGGTGTCGAACGCACTGCTGGTCGATGCGTATCCGCAGGTCGTACCGTCCATCGTCGACTACAAGGACCAGCCGGTGAGCTGCTTGTCCTGGAAGCCGCTGGCCGCCGCCGCGGACAATAAGGACGGCGGCAATCGCGCCGAACTGACGGTGCTCACCGGTGTGGCCCTGCCGATTCCGGACAACGCCAAACTCGTACCGCTGGCTCAGGCGGACGGCTCCGGCGCCAACGCCGATTCGGTCTACATCCCGCCTGCCACCGGTGCTTTCGTCCAAACCACCGGCATCGAACCCGACAGCCGTCGCAAGGACAGCAAGTTCTACATCGCCGACACCGGTGTCCGCTACGGCGTCAAGGACTCCGACGCCGAAAAGGCGCTCGGCATGGACTCGGATTCGGGCACTAAGGCCGAACCAGCACCGTGGCCGATCGTCGGCCTCCTCGCGGCCGGTCCGAGCCTGTCCCGCGCGGATGCCATGGTCGCCCACGACGGCGTCGCCGCAGACCCGTCACCCTCGAAATCACCTGTCGCCTCGGCGAATTGAGCTAGTCCTCGGACATCGAGGCCGCGCGCAACTCGGCGACTTCGCTTCGTAGCGCGCGGATTTCGTCGACCAGCATCGTGATCTCCACTTCGGTGCGGTCGGCGGTAACCTCGGCGGCCTTCAGCTGGTCCATCACCCAGCTGGTTGTGGTACCGATGGCGAAGCTGATCAGGCCGATGCCGAGCGTCATCAGGATCAGCGCGATCATGCGGCCCTGCACGGTCACTGGATACACATCGCCGTAGCCGACCGTGGTCACCGACACCATGGACCACCACAGGGCGTCGCCGAAGTTGTGGATCTTGCTGTCGGGTGCGCCGTATTCGGCATCGAAGAACGCCAGACTGCACAGCACCAGCGTTAGTGCCGAACTGGTGCCGACGAATATCGCGAGACGGGCACGCGTCACCCGATTGCGGTTGAGCTGATCGAGCACCAACAGCGCCGCCCGCAGCAACCGCACCGGACGGAACGGCGGCAACAGCACGATCAACAGCTCCAGCGGATGTGTGCGCACGAACCGCCAGCGATCGGTGGACAGCCATGTCCGGATGCCGAAGTCCGCGACGAATGCCGCCCAGATAATGATGTCGACCCGCTCGAGCCAGGCATCGAGTCGCGGTGACGCTCCGGTATCCAGCACATGCCAGGCGTAGACACCGATGAAGAGCACAGCGAGCACCAGCATTGGGATGCCGGTCGTGCGTTCCCAGGATTGTCTACGGCTCGGTTGTCCGCCGTCGTGTTGTACTGCGTGCATGGGAACTACCTGTATCGATCGGGTGCGACACCCTATGTACCGCCGTTTGCCACGAAGACGCTACATATCGTCCGACTTGACGCCGAACCGGCGGCGGATCGGAAACGAGGCGAGGTAGCCGAGCACCAAAGCGGTCCCGATGATCCCGGTGCCGATCAGCGCGACATTGCGGGCCCGATTGTCCGGCGGCGGCGCCGGTTTCGGCACCGCGAGCTGGGCGCTCTTGGCCGGGCTCGGCCGCTTGGGCGGCAGTGCCGTGCTGCCCACCTCATCGGTCAGCGCCGCGACCGGATCGACCGCGCCGTAGCCGATATACGGACTCCACCCCTCGGCGGGCGCGTGCGCGGTGGCCTGCATCCGCTTGACCACATCCAACGCACTCATATCTGGAAAGCGGGCCCGTACCAGTGCGACCACACCGGATACCAGCGGCGTCGCGAAGCTCGTACCGCTCATCGCCTGCTGCTGCCCTTGCTGATTCACGGTGCCGGTCGCGGTCCCGGTCCCGCGCGGGTCGAGCGAAACCATATTCTCGCCCGGCGCAGCCACACTCACCCATGGCCCGGGCACCGTGAACTTCGACGGTGCGCCGTTCGAATCGATCGAGCCCACCGAGAGCACATAGTCGTCCCAGCGCGCCGGGCTCACATTGACCTTGACATTGCTCCACGGATCGGCGGCCGGATTGACCGGATCGATGATCTGCTGTTCGGTCTTGCAGGAGCCGTCCTGGTTTCCGGCCGCCACGACCACGACCACGTTCTTCTCCAGCGTCGCGTATCGCACTGCCGCGCCGATGGATCCGTCGACGTCATTGGACGAGCCGCACCACACCTCGGAGATATTGATGACGCCGACGCCGGCATCGGCCGCGCGCCGGATCGCCGAGGCCATGGTGGCCAGATTGCCGTAGCCCTCGGGCAGGTCGTCGGGATTCCGTTCCCTGGACCGGCCTTCCTTCTGATACATCTTGCTGGTTTGACGGATGGTCATGATGCGTGCTTCCGGCGCGACACCGGAGAATCCCTGCCCGTCGATCTTCGAAGCGGCGATCAAGCCCGCGACAAAGGTGCCGTGCCCGTCGCAGTCCTCGGTGCCGTCGCCCGAGTTCGCCACGAAGTCGCCACCGGCGATCAGACCCGGCAACCGGGGATGCCGCGCGACACCGGTATCGATGACCGCGACGGTCTGGCCCTCACCCTTGGAGAACCGCCACGCGCTTTCCAGATCGAGGGAGCGCTGCGCGGTGGGAATCGTCGCGCCCTCACCACCGGACACCGTATTCGAGCAATCGGAATTCGCTGGCCGCTCGGTCTTTTCGGGTGGTGCGGCCGGATCGCCCGCAGGCAGCAGCCCCGGATTCACCGCGGGCGGGTGATCCGCGGAAGCAGCACCGGCCCCTAGCCCCAGCGACGCGCTCAGGCCCAACGCCACGGCTGCCGCCGCGACGCGCATCTGCCTGTTCACAGCCCGCGAACAAGCGAGTAGAGCGAGGCCACCCAGAACACCAGCGGCAGCACGGCGGCCACGAACGCGTACTCGAGCAATTCGACGCCACGGCGCATCGGCGGTGTCGCGGACTGGTTCGGAATGATGATGCCGAGAATCAACGCTGCGACCAGCACCACCATTGCCGCACCGAAGACGGCCAGCGGCTGCTCCATGCCGACGGCGACGCCGACCATCATGATCAGCACGATCGACGCGCCGCCCGCGATCAGCACCACGGCCTGTTCGGCGCCCGCGTAGGTCCGGCTGCGGAACATCAGCACCGCCGCGGTCACCAGCGCCAGCGCGATACCCGGCCAATACGGATCCTCCGCACCGGGGTCGGCGCCCGCCAACGCACCCGCTACCGAGAGCAGTGTGGTCGCCGAGACGAGTCCGGCCAGGTACATCCGGGCCCGCTCCGACTTCACCCGCAGCGCATCCATTGTCGGCAGCGCGCGGTGATCGTCCGGATCGTCCTCGGTCGGGTCGATCGGGGTGCCGGGGGAGGGTACCGGCGGCAGCGGCAGCTTGGCGAGCAGCATCGAAACCCGCGGCGCGAGTGAGAGACCCGCGAGCCCGAGCGCGGCCACGACGGCGCCGATGGCCTTCTCCGGCTGGTCGGTGAGCACGCCGACCAGCGCGGCCGGTACCGCGTATACCGCGAGCGTGGCCGCGCCGATGAACAGCGCGAGTCCGACGCCGGTGACACGCCATGCGAGAACCGCTGTCGCGCCGACCAATACCGAACCGAGCAGCAGATGCGCCCAGCCGTAATCGTCCGGCACGTAAAGCATTCCGGCGGTGAACGCGGCGGGCAGCGCACAGCCGCCGAGCACCAGCGCGGTCGATGTATCGCCGTACATCCTGCTGAGCACCATGCCCGCGACCACCAGCAGAATCGCCACGGTCAACGCGAGCGAACCGCTGATCCAGCCCGGCAGTGCGTCTTTGGACAGCAAAAGACCGAGGCAGCCGACGATCATGGTGAGTGCGGCGAGCACCGAACCGGTGATCCGCGCGATCTTCGGGGTCCAGCTGCGGTAGTGATCGGCGTCGGCGATCGCGACGTTGTACATGATGTCGTCGAACAGCGGCGTCGGCGCGGTATGCGAGGCGCTCTCCAACATGAGCAGCTCGCCGTCGCGCACACCGTGCTCGCCGAGGCTCAGCGAATTGGAGAACGGCGGATGGCCGATTCGGGCCAGCACCCATTCGGCGGGCTCGTAGCGCTCGCCCTCATTGTCGAAATCGTTGGTGCGGCTGTGTTGAGCGACCATATCGACGACACTCGGAATCACCAGCGCGACCGGCACATCGACCGGAATCGCCATATCCACCTGGGTGTGCTTCGCAAGAATCGTGACCCGGGCAAGGTCGGGCGCACGGACGATGCCGCGCGAGGATTCTTCGTCGATGTGGTCAAGTCGCGCGTGCGTCAAGCTTCCCCCAACTCGGTCTCTACCTCGTATTTCCGTGTCCCGTGAGCGAGGGGGCCGAGCTTGCGAACCCACCGTTCGGGCAGCAGAATGCTGGTCGAACTGTACGACATGTCAGCTGTGCCCTCTACACTGAGGCCGAAAAAGTGCAGCTTGCGAAGAGGGGGATCTCGTCCGATGAGTACCGTCCGGTTCCAGCGGCGTGCGCGTCGCGAGATGCCGCGCTCGCCAGGGGGCGAGGTCACGCTGCAGCCGCCGCCCGAAATCCCAAGGGTGACACCGGGCAGCCTGGTATCGAAGCTGATGCCGGTCGTGATGGTCGTCGGCATGGTCG
Protein-coding sequences here:
- the eccB gene encoding type VII secretion protein EccB, translating into MPSKPTTRWQVSGYRFLVRRMEHALVRRDVRMLHDPMRSQSRAYAAGLIMAIVVLAGCGVLALLRPQDKIGSNKILIGKESGAVYVMINDVVHPTLNLASARLAAGSPEKAVIVKESEIGKKARGQLIGIPGAPSSLRFDKDGKGRIWTVCDQLKVDGSKDLTTSVLAGSLSLGEKASVMGRDRALLVQGKDSAYLVYEGKRARVDLKDRAVTDALKITGATARPIGEGLLNTIPEVLPIIPPKIDNPGGSVSYSVGNHRIGEVVHVPAQPNTEYVVLQDGLQQISSVTAEIIRGRYRSTSSNDVVDQTDKTYAPVSNALLVDAYPQVVPSIVDYKDQPVSCLSWKPLAAAADNKDGGNRAELTVLTGVALPIPDNAKLVPLAQADGSGANADSVYIPPATGAFVQTTGIEPDSRRKDSKFYIADTGVRYGVKDSDAEKALGMDSDSGTKAEPAPWPIVGLLAAGPSLSRADAMVAHDGVAADPSPSKSPVASAN
- a CDS encoding potassium channel family protein; protein product: MHAVQHDGGQPSRRQSWERTTGIPMLVLAVLFIGVYAWHVLDTGASPRLDAWLERVDIIIWAAFVADFGIRTWLSTDRWRFVRTHPLELLIVLLPPFRPVRLLRAALLVLDQLNRNRVTRARLAIFVGTSSALTLVLCSLAFFDAEYGAPDSKIHNFGDALWWSMVSVTTVGYGDVYPVTVQGRMIALILMTLGIGLISFAIGTTTSWVMDQLKAAEVTADRTEVEITMLVDEIRALRSEVAELRAASMSED
- the mycP gene encoding type VII secretion-associated serine protease mycosin; the encoded protein is MRVAAAAVALGLSASLGLGAGAASADHPPAVNPGLLPAGDPAAPPEKTERPANSDCSNTVSGGEGATIPTAQRSLDLESAWRFSKGEGQTVAVIDTGVARHPRLPGLIAGGDFVANSGDGTEDCDGHGTFVAGLIAASKIDGQGFSGVAPEARIMTIRQTSKMYQKEGRSRERNPDDLPEGYGNLATMASAIRRAADAGVGVINISEVWCGSSNDVDGSIGAAVRYATLEKNVVVVVAAGNQDGSCKTEQQIIDPVNPAADPWSNVKVNVSPARWDDYVLSVGSIDSNGAPSKFTVPGPWVSVAAPGENMVSLDPRGTGTATGTVNQQGQQQAMSGTSFATPLVSGVVALVRARFPDMSALDVVKRMQATAHAPAEGWSPYIGYGAVDPVAALTDEVGSTALPPKRPSPAKSAQLAVPKPAPPPDNRARNVALIGTGIIGTALVLGYLASFPIRRRFGVKSDDM
- the eccD gene encoding type VII secretion integral membrane protein EccD, coding for MTHARLDHIDEESSRGIVRAPDLARVTILAKHTQVDMAIPVDVPVALVIPSVVDMVAQHSRTNDFDNEGERYEPAEWVLARIGHPPFSNSLSLGEHGVRDGELLMLESASHTAPTPLFDDIMYNVAIADADHYRSWTPKIARITGSVLAALTMIVGCLGLLLSKDALPGWISGSLALTVAILLVVAGMVLSRMYGDTSTALVLGGCALPAAFTAGMLYVPDDYGWAHLLLGSVLVGATAVLAWRVTGVGLALFIGAATLAVYAVPAALVGVLTDQPEKAIGAVVAALGLAGLSLAPRVSMLLAKLPLPPVPSPGTPIDPTEDDPDDHRALPTMDALRVKSERARMYLAGLVSATTLLSVAGALAGADPGAEDPYWPGIALALVTAAVLMFRSRTYAGAEQAVVLIAGGASIVLIMMVGVAVGMEQPLAVFGAAMVVLVAALILGIIIPNQSATPPMRRGVELLEYAFVAAVLPLVFWVASLYSLVRGL